A single window of Candidatus Rhabdochlamydia oedothoracis DNA harbors:
- a CDS encoding Npt1/Npt2 family nucleotide transporter — MAKKKVKAFGTLRSIFWPVHRSELKKVLSMLLLLFLICVSYSVLRNLKDAVILTAKHSGAEVIPFIKVWGIFPAAVGATWLYTRLNRYFNKSAVFYITISSFLAYFLVFAFVLYPNSEKLHLHTLGNWLSTVLPEGFQGLIALIRNWIFTSFYIVSELWATLLLAVIYWGFVNDVTCVGEAKRTYGILNIGSNIAPILGGSLALIFSKPFAFSFLPTKENPWSQTIYQLILLIVALGIACMGIYAWINRYVLTDKERNEPCLIKQEIKEQLSIRESVKYILCSRYLVPLAIIVLGYNISINLTDVLWKSQLATLFSDPNVMLEHMNKITVGIGILATCGALFFSVLITRLGWTFTAVITPMIMTLTAVGFFTFMFCADSLAAFSAAVFGLAPFAMAVYCGSLQNCLSKACKYSVFDASKEVAFLPLNSESKLKGKAAIDGLGSSLGKSGSSLVYQVFIILMGSVALSAPFVAGILFLILVAWIPSAFYLGKQFKQMTAVDEPINMQGLPEL, encoded by the coding sequence ATGGCAAAAAAAAAAGTAAAAGCATTCGGTACTTTAAGGAGTATTTTTTGGCCTGTTCATCGCTCTGAACTTAAAAAAGTTCTTTCCATGTTACTTTTGCTGTTTCTGATTTGTGTAAGTTACAGCGTCCTAAGGAATTTAAAAGATGCGGTTATTCTAACAGCAAAGCATTCAGGAGCAGAGGTAATCCCTTTTATTAAGGTGTGGGGAATTTTCCCAGCTGCGGTTGGAGCTACTTGGTTGTATACTCGCTTAAATCGTTATTTTAATAAATCAGCCGTCTTTTATATTACCATTTCCAGTTTTCTTGCCTATTTTCTTGTATTTGCCTTTGTTTTATATCCAAACAGCGAAAAATTGCACTTACACACATTAGGGAACTGGTTGTCTACTGTTTTACCAGAAGGATTTCAAGGCTTAATAGCTTTAATACGCAACTGGATTTTTACCTCTTTTTATATAGTTTCAGAGCTTTGGGCTACTTTATTATTGGCAGTAATCTACTGGGGCTTTGTAAATGATGTAACATGTGTAGGTGAAGCAAAGAGAACATATGGAATTTTAAATATAGGTTCAAATATAGCCCCCATCTTAGGAGGATCTTTAGCTTTAATTTTTAGTAAACCCTTTGCTTTTTCTTTTTTGCCTACGAAGGAAAATCCTTGGAGCCAAACAATCTATCAGCTTATTTTATTAATCGTGGCTTTAGGAATTGCTTGCATGGGCATTTATGCTTGGATTAATCGCTATGTATTAACCGATAAAGAAAGAAACGAGCCTTGTTTGATCAAGCAAGAAATCAAAGAGCAACTTTCCATTAGAGAGAGTGTAAAATACATTCTTTGCTCTAGGTATTTGGTTCCTCTTGCTATCATTGTTTTAGGCTATAACATTAGCATTAACCTCACAGATGTCTTATGGAAGTCTCAATTAGCAACTTTATTTAGCGACCCTAATGTCATGCTTGAGCATATGAATAAAATAACTGTCGGAATCGGTATATTAGCTACCTGTGGGGCTTTATTTTTTTCTGTTTTAATTACAAGACTTGGTTGGACTTTTACAGCAGTTATCACGCCAATGATCATGACGCTAACCGCTGTTGGTTTTTTTACTTTTATGTTTTGCGCTGATTCATTGGCAGCTTTTTCAGCAGCTGTTTTTGGGTTAGCTCCTTTTGCGATGGCAGTGTACTGCGGATCTTTGCAAAATTGTTTAAGCAAAGCTTGCAAATATTCGGTATTTGACGCTTCTAAAGAAGTAGCTTTTTTACCTCTTAACAGCGAATCTAAACTCAAAGGCAAAGCTGCAATTGATGGTCTAGGTTCAAGTTTAGGCAAGTCTGGTTCTTCATTAGTCTATCAGGTATTTATTATTTTGATGGGAAGTGTGGCTCTTTCGGCTCCTTTTGTAGCTGGCATTTTATTTCTTATTTTAGTCGCTTGGATCCCATCTGCTTTTTACTTAGGCAAACAGTTTAAACAAATGACCGCAGTCGATGAGCCCATTAATATGCAGGGCCTGCCAGAACTCTAA
- a CDS encoding Hsp20/alpha crystallin family protein, translated as MNPFEESSGLTISEDEKYVYIEAYVPGIKSEEIELSLKQNILWIKAVKKEEVKDNKRKFYQKATSSFSYSIPLPSAVDETKSPEAICKNGIVKIKFHRKKIQPSKKISIQAL; from the coding sequence TTGAATCCTTTTGAAGAATCTTCAGGTTTAACTATATCAGAAGACGAAAAATATGTTTATATAGAAGCTTATGTCCCCGGTATTAAATCAGAAGAAATAGAGCTTTCTCTAAAACAGAACATTCTTTGGATTAAAGCTGTTAAAAAAGAAGAAGTAAAAGACAATAAAAGAAAGTTTTACCAAAAGGCCACTAGCTCCTTTTCTTACAGCATTCCCCTTCCTAGCGCTGTAGACGAAACAAAAAGTCCAGAAGCTATATGTAAGAACGGAATAGTAAAAATAAAATTTCATAGAAAAAAAATTCAACCCTCCAAAAAAATTTCTATACAAGCCCTTTAA
- a CDS encoding adenylate kinase: MAESSDTHVFILLGPPGAGKGTQAKNLSQYFHLTHISTGDLLRKQIHQKTEFGKAVDVYMQSGQLVPDEMILHMLFERISAADCKKGYILDGFPRTLTQAEKLQAYFTQNKIEPFVFNLDLSDQEIIRRLQDRLICIKCHTPYHLFNSPPKKAGICDRCHAHLTYRSDDQPEVVSKRLQIYHEQTAPLIMYYKELKLLHTIDCNHTEKEIFHQMFLYLNRSFSS; the protein is encoded by the coding sequence ATGGCTGAATCTTCTGACACGCACGTATTTATTTTATTAGGCCCTCCTGGAGCTGGAAAAGGAACTCAAGCAAAGAATTTATCTCAATATTTCCACCTCACTCATATTTCAACAGGAGATTTACTTAGAAAACAAATTCATCAAAAGACAGAGTTTGGTAAAGCGGTAGATGTCTACATGCAGAGTGGCCAATTAGTTCCAGATGAAATGATTTTACATATGCTATTTGAAAGAATCTCTGCGGCAGATTGCAAGAAAGGCTATATTTTAGATGGATTCCCTCGAACATTAACTCAAGCTGAAAAATTACAAGCTTATTTTACACAAAATAAAATTGAGCCATTTGTTTTTAATCTAGATTTAAGCGATCAAGAGATTATTAGACGGTTGCAAGACCGTCTGATTTGCATAAAGTGCCATACTCCTTATCATCTATTTAATTCTCCACCCAAAAAAGCAGGTATTTGCGATAGATGTCATGCACACTTAACTTATCGATCTGATGATCAACCTGAAGTGGTTAGCAAACGCCTGCAAATATATCATGAGCAAACAGCTCCTTTAATTATGTATTACAAAGAACTTAAATTGCTTCATACCATTGATTGTAATCACACCGAGAAAGAGATTTTTCATCAAATGTTTCTCTACTTAAATAGATCTTTCTCATCGTAA
- a CDS encoding DMT family transporter, which translates to MSTAKSFDQDFIKGVAYILLSTIGSSLFGLFSKFGLDNTPFFLITFLRFAIPFILLLPFSLTKYSVVQLWQARNWRIQWLRSSCVLVYQYSFFYFLNQQSLLDAAVLQSTSPLFILIFESLFHRQRLNMLTLFSIVISFIGVLCILQPDLGVISRISLVGFLIPVALAGSQVIYFHQVHHAPQQSTLFFLFFLCSIFTGVLYLFSGELFQTSTYGHTSSLVHAWVLLGMGVTSIFNQSFRGFAYRYARPSILAPFSYIALLFSGLFDWLVFNRLPNLCSGLGLALVIIGSVIQFYGKKRFIS; encoded by the coding sequence ATGTCTACAGCAAAATCTTTTGACCAAGATTTTATAAAAGGGGTGGCATACATCTTACTTTCAACTATTGGGTCCTCTCTCTTTGGGTTGTTTTCTAAGTTTGGATTGGATAATACTCCTTTTTTCTTAATCACATTTTTACGATTTGCCATTCCCTTTATATTGCTTTTACCATTTTCTCTAACAAAATATTCTGTTGTTCAACTTTGGCAAGCAAGAAATTGGAGAATACAATGGCTGCGTAGCAGTTGTGTGCTTGTGTATCAGTATTCTTTTTTTTATTTTTTAAACCAGCAATCTTTACTTGATGCAGCTGTTTTACAAAGTACTTCACCCTTGTTTATTTTAATATTTGAAAGCCTTTTTCATAGACAGCGTCTAAATATGCTTACTTTATTTAGTATCGTAATTTCTTTTATAGGGGTACTTTGTATTTTACAGCCAGACCTTGGAGTAATTAGTAGGATTAGCTTAGTAGGATTCCTAATTCCAGTAGCTTTAGCAGGTTCTCAAGTAATCTACTTTCATCAAGTGCATCATGCTCCTCAACAAAGCACATTATTTTTCTTATTTTTTCTCTGTTCTATTTTTACTGGAGTTCTTTACCTTTTTTCGGGAGAATTATTTCAGACTAGTACTTATGGACATACAAGTAGCCTTGTGCATGCATGGGTTTTATTAGGTATGGGGGTTACAAGCATTTTTAACCAGTCTTTTCGTGGATTTGCTTACCGATATGCTAGGCCATCCATTTTAGCCCCTTTCTCTTATATAGCCCTTCTGTTTTCAGGATTATTTGACTGGCTTGTTTTTAACCGGTTGCCTAACTTATGCTCCGGTCTGGGTCTTGCTTTGGTCATTATAGGCAGCGTTATTCAGTTCTATGGGAAAAAGCGCTTTATTTCTTAA
- a CDS encoding aromatic amino acid lyase, giving the protein MTAKNIWTILQDSQMAVDEKSVEEQLKSYAHTQPMATQAPIEDAYSIRCTPQIIGPIRENLEWIQRLVTNELNSSNDNALILCEHH; this is encoded by the coding sequence ATAACCGCTAAAAATATTTGGACCATTTTACAAGATTCACAAATGGCGGTGGATGAAAAATCTGTTGAAGAACAGCTAAAGTCTTATGCGCATACACAACCAATGGCTACTCAAGCACCTATTGAGGATGCTTATTCCATTCGTTGTACACCTCAAATTATCGGACCTATTCGAGAAAACCTTGAATGGATTCAGCGGCTAGTAACAAATGAGTTAAATTCAAGTAATGATAATGCTTTGATTCTTTGTGAGCACCACTAG
- a CDS encoding IS630 family transposase, giving the protein MKKLTPSQIADLEHKLKHPKDYSERNRLCVILGYDEGISTKNLAKALRISPITVQEYLREYDSENKTGNSPRGGSKSKLSQDQTESLLKHLQEKTYLKVKGIIAYVHEQYGIKYSRSGMTDWLIQHGFVYKRPKKIPGKLDPEKQRIFIEQYMVLKETLNPDEEIYFIDAVHPEHQSQAVCGWIKKGVQKTLQTSGKQLRLHFAGALCLTGMKIVTEEYKTVDADAMLDFFKKLEKQTEARIIHVILDNARSNKNKKLEEFLMSSKIKVHYLPSYSPNLNPIERLWKILKEKKVYNRYYETSVTFFQAIRGFFLEEIPKITDILKCRINDKFQVVDLNPIKLAV; this is encoded by the coding sequence ATGAAAAAACTGACCCCTAGCCAGATAGCTGACTTAGAACACAAGTTAAAGCATCCAAAAGACTATTCTGAACGGAATAGGCTTTGTGTAATTTTGGGCTATGATGAGGGTATCTCAACAAAAAATCTTGCTAAAGCACTTCGGATAAGCCCTATCACTGTTCAGGAATACCTCAGAGAATATGATTCCGAAAATAAAACTGGAAATAGCCCTCGAGGCGGTAGCAAATCAAAACTTTCACAAGACCAAACAGAGTCTCTACTAAAACACCTACAGGAAAAGACCTATCTTAAAGTCAAAGGGATCATAGCTTATGTGCATGAGCAATATGGGATAAAATATTCCCGAAGTGGCATGACAGATTGGCTCATACAGCACGGATTTGTTTATAAACGTCCTAAAAAGATTCCTGGGAAATTAGATCCTGAAAAACAACGAATTTTCATAGAACAATATATGGTTTTAAAGGAGACCTTAAACCCTGATGAAGAGATCTATTTCATAGATGCTGTGCATCCTGAACATCAGTCCCAAGCCGTATGTGGATGGATCAAAAAAGGCGTTCAAAAGACTTTGCAGACATCCGGGAAACAATTGCGATTGCATTTTGCTGGAGCTCTTTGCCTGACAGGAATGAAGATTGTTACAGAGGAATATAAGACAGTTGATGCCGATGCAATGCTCGATTTTTTCAAGAAGCTAGAAAAACAGACAGAGGCTCGAATTATTCATGTAATTTTGGATAATGCGAGATCAAACAAAAATAAGAAACTAGAAGAGTTTCTGATGTCTTCTAAGATTAAAGTGCACTATCTCCCTTCTTATTCGCCGAATTTGAATCCTATTGAACGCTTGTGGAAGATCTTAAAGGAAAAGAAGGTATACAATCGATATTACGAAACGTCGGTGACTTTTTTTCAGGCAATTAGAGGATTCTTCTTAGAAGAGATACCGAAAATAACAGATATTTTGAAATGTAGGATAAACGACAAGTTTCAAGTCGTTGACTTAAATCCCATTAAGCTAGCCGTTTGA
- a CDS encoding IS30 family transposase, with amino-acid sequence MIFNNQTQGETLPKGYHHLTYDQRCQIYILKARGDTSSSIANILKVHHSTISRELKRNKGQRGYRHQQAQEKAFLRKNSQPNKKMTPQIVTRIEEKIKLQWSPIQISGWLKRHGKEHVSHETIYNHIWKDKRQGGQLYRELRHRGKKYNKQRKGASGRGNMPGRIDIKQRPCIVEKKTRLGDWELDTVIGAGHKGVIVSMVERTSKLTKLAKVSHKTAEEVSQALIEQLKPIKDFVHTLTADNGKEFAYHQMVSFELETDFYFATPYHSWERGLNEHTNGLVRQYFPKIQSFLDTTSKDIERVETLLNNRPRKALNFETPLEVFTRLSTNMLCSGAQ; translated from the coding sequence GTGATTTTTAACAATCAAACACAAGGAGAGACCTTGCCTAAAGGCTACCATCACCTAACCTATGACCAAAGATGTCAGATTTATATTTTAAAAGCTAGAGGAGATACATCTAGCTCAATAGCAAACATTCTAAAAGTTCATCATAGCACTATTAGTAGGGAACTTAAGAGAAATAAAGGGCAACGAGGATACCGTCATCAGCAAGCTCAAGAAAAAGCATTTCTTAGAAAAAATTCTCAGCCCAATAAAAAAATGACTCCTCAAATAGTTACCCGTATTGAAGAAAAAATCAAGTTGCAATGGAGCCCTATACAAATATCCGGATGGCTTAAAAGACATGGTAAAGAACATGTTAGTCATGAGACCATCTATAATCATATCTGGAAAGATAAACGACAGGGAGGACAGCTTTATAGAGAGCTCCGTCATCGAGGGAAAAAATATAACAAGCAGAGAAAGGGAGCTTCTGGAAGAGGGAACATGCCTGGTCGTATAGATATTAAGCAACGGCCTTGTATTGTAGAAAAAAAGACTCGTTTAGGAGACTGGGAACTAGATACAGTCATAGGGGCAGGACATAAAGGCGTAATTGTATCAATGGTAGAAAGAACTTCCAAGCTAACTAAGCTCGCCAAAGTTTCTCATAAAACTGCAGAGGAAGTAAGTCAAGCGTTAATTGAACAACTTAAACCTATCAAAGATTTTGTACACACATTAACAGCAGACAACGGAAAAGAATTTGCCTATCACCAAATGGTTAGTTTCGAGCTAGAGACAGACTTCTACTTTGCAACGCCCTACCATTCTTGGGAAAGAGGCTTAAATGAGCATACAAACGGACTAGTTAGGCAATATTTTCCTAAAATACAAAGCTTTTTAGATACGACTTCCAAGGATATAGAAAGGGTGGAAACTTTACTAAATAACAGACCTAGAAAGGCTCTCAACTTCGAAACTCCACTAGAAGTGTTTACGAGATTATCTACAAACATGCTATGCTCGGGTGCACAATAG
- a CDS encoding aromatic amino acid lyase, with translation MNRFHTLFEKLSPISSARQLQENLISAVATNVGSYLDDHIVRATIFTRLNSLARSTSAISWTNFDKLVQMYNAGILPCIPSKGSLRCLVPKCDGMD, from the coding sequence ATGAATCGCTTTCATACACTATTCGAGAAGTTATCACCAATTAGCTCTGCTAGGCAGTTGCAAGAGAATTTAATTTCTGCGGTTGCAACAAATGTAGGCTCTTATCTGGATGATCACATAGTAAGAGCTACTATTTTCACAAGATTGAATTCTCTAGCTCGGAGCACTTCTGCTATTTCTTGGACTAATTTTGATAAATTAGTGCAAATGTATAATGCTGGGATTCTCCCTTGTATTCCTTCAAAAGGATCTCTAAGATGTTTAGTCCCAAAGTGTGATGGAATGGATTAA
- a CDS encoding IS30 family transposase produces the protein MGTSIDIKQRPCIVEKKTRLGDWELDTVIGAGHKGVIVSMVERTSKLTKLAKVSHKTAEEVSQALIEQLKPIKDFVHTLTADNGKEFAYHQMVSFELETDFYFATPYHSWERGLNEHTNGLVRQYFPKTQSFLDTTSKDIERVETLLNNRPRKALNFETPLEVFTRLSTNMLCSGAQ, from the coding sequence ATCGGCACTAGTATAGATATTAAGCAACGGCCTTGTATTGTAGAAAAAAAGACTCGTTTAGGAGACTGGGAACTAGATACAGTCATAGGGGCAGGACATAAAGGCGTAATTGTATCAATGGTAGAAAGAACTTCCAAGCTAACTAAGCTCGCCAAAGTTTCTCATAAAACTGCAGAGGAAGTAAGTCAAGCGTTAATTGAACAACTTAAACCTATCAAAGATTTTGTACACACATTAACAGCAGACAACGGAAAAGAATTTGCCTATCACCAAATGGTTAGTTTCGAGCTAGAGACAGACTTCTACTTTGCAACGCCCTACCATTCTTGGGAAAGAGGCTTAAATGAGCATACAAACGGACTAGTTAGGCAATATTTTCCTAAAACACAAAGCTTTTTAGATACGACTTCCAAGGATATAGAAAGGGTGGAAACTTTACTAAATAACAGACCTAGAAAGGCTCTCAACTTCGAAACTCCACTAGAAGTGTTTACGAGATTATCTACAAACATGCTATGCTCGGGTGCACAATAG
- a CDS encoding IS630 family transposase, protein MKKLIPSQRADLEHKLKHPKDYSERNRLCVILGYDEGISTKNLAKTLRISPITVQKYLREYDSENKTGSSPRGGSKSKLSQDQKESLLKHLQEKTYLKVKGIIAYVHEQYGIKYSRSGMTDWLIQHGFVYKRPKKIPGKLDPEKQRIFIEQYRALKETLNPDEEIYFIDAVHPEHQSQAVCGWIKKGVQKTLQTSGKQLRLHFAGALCLTGMKIFTEEYKTVDADAMLDFFKKLEKQTEARIIHVILDNARSNKNKKLEEFLMSSRIKVHYLPPYSPNLNPIERLWKILKEKTVYNRYYETSVTFFQAIRGFFLEEIPKITDILKCRINDKFQVVDLNPIKLAV, encoded by the coding sequence ATGAAAAAACTGATCCCTAGCCAGAGAGCTGACTTAGAACACAAGTTAAAGCATCCAAAAGACTATTCTGAACGGAATAGGCTTTGTGTAATTTTGGGCTATGATGAGGGTATCTCAACAAAAAATCTTGCTAAAACACTCCGGATAAGCCCTATCACTGTTCAGAAATACCTCAGAGAATATGATTCCGAAAATAAAACTGGAAGTAGCCCTCGAGGCGGTAGCAAATCAAAACTTTCACAAGACCAAAAAGAGTCTCTACTAAAACACCTACAGGAAAAGACCTATCTTAAAGTCAAAGGGATCATAGCTTATGTGCATGAGCAATATGGGATAAAATATTCCCGAAGTGGCATGACAGATTGGCTCATACAGCACGGATTTGTTTATAAACGTCCTAAAAAGATTCCTGGGAAATTAGATCCTGAAAAACAACGAATTTTCATAGAACAATATAGGGCTTTAAAGGAGACCTTAAACCCTGATGAAGAGATCTATTTCATAGATGCTGTGCATCCTGAACATCAGTCCCAAGCCGTATGTGGATGGATCAAAAAAGGCGTTCAAAAGACTTTGCAGACATCCGGGAAACAATTGCGATTGCATTTTGCTGGAGCTCTTTGCCTGACAGGAATGAAGATTTTTACAGAGGAATATAAGACAGTTGATGCCGATGCAATGCTCGATTTTTTCAAGAAGCTAGAAAAACAGACAGAGGCTCGAATTATTCATGTAATTTTGGATAATGCAAGATCAAACAAAAATAAGAAACTAGAAGAGTTTCTGATGTCTTCTAGGATTAAAGTGCACTATCTCCCTCCTTATTCGCCGAATTTGAATCCTATTGAACGCTTGTGGAAGATCTTAAAGGAAAAGACGGTATACAATCGATATTACGAAACGTCGGTGACTTTTTTTCAGGCAATTAGAGGATTCTTCTTAGAAGAGATACCGAAAATAACAGATATTTTGAAATGTAGGATAAACGACAAGTTTCAAGTCGTTGACTTAAATCCCATTAAGCTAGCCGTTTGA
- a CDS encoding IS30 family transposase, translating into MIFNNQTQGETLPKGYHHLTYDQRCQIYILKARGDTSSSIANILKVHHSTISRELKRNKGQRGYRHQQAQEKAFLRKNSQPNKKMTPQIVTRIEEKIKLQWSPIQISGWLKRHGKEHVSHETIYNHIWKDKRQGGQLYRELRHRGKKYNKQRKGASGRGNMPGRI; encoded by the coding sequence GTGATTTTTAACAATCAAACACAAGGAGAGACCTTGCCTAAAGGCTACCATCACCTAACCTATGACCAAAGATGTCAGATTTATATTTTAAAAGCTAGAGGAGATACATCTAGCTCAATAGCAAACATTCTAAAAGTTCATCATAGCACTATTAGTAGGGAACTTAAGAGAAATAAAGGGCAACGAGGATACCGTCATCAGCAAGCTCAAGAAAAAGCATTTCTTAGAAAAAATTCTCAGCCCAATAAAAAAATGACTCCTCAAATAGTTACCCGTATTGAAGAAAAAATCAAGTTGCAATGGAGCCCTATACAAATATCCGGATGGCTTAAAAGACATGGTAAAGAACATGTTAGTCATGAGACCATCTATAATCATATCTGGAAAGATAAACGACAGGGAGGACAGCTTTATAGAGAGCTCCGTCATCGAGGGAAAAAATATAACAAGCAGAGAAAGGGAGCTTCTGGAAGAGGGAACATGCCTGGTCGTATATAG
- a CDS encoding SEC-C metal-binding domain-containing protein: MNKTGRNDPCPCGSGKKFKKCCESKAETKSLNPERVSLKQPPTSSGKVSAFFQRARNVMPSENKKSDNS; the protein is encoded by the coding sequence ATGAATAAGACAGGCCGAAATGATCCCTGCCCTTGTGGCTCAGGAAAAAAATTTAAAAAATGTTGTGAAAGCAAAGCAGAAACCAAATCATTAAATCCAGAGCGGGTTTCTCTGAAACAACCCCCAACATCATCTGGGAAAGTTTCCGCTTTTTTTCAAAGAGCTAGAAATGTTATGCCTTCTGAAAATAAAAAATCAGATAATTCTTGA
- a CDS encoding tRNA 2-thiocytidine biosynthesis TtcA family protein — protein sequence MTNLPIPLATPPWTGLGHKLESLCRKALYEYQLLEGIDKLAIALSGGKDSLSLLFLLKAILGRGFPSVQLHAIHIGGDFSCGAGMSNSFLKGICEKLDVPLTIVNVNQDLNTLQCYSCSRNRRKILFETAKSVQATTIAFGHHRDDSVETLFMNLMHKAEFAAMLPKVPMHDYGITIIRPLIYVPEENLVQFAKFYEFSRVVCQCPVGQKSMRKTVKSILKDLQEKFPNAIDNLATVSRISGSQKALKKP from the coding sequence ATGACAAACTTACCTATTCCATTAGCTACTCCTCCTTGGACTGGTTTAGGGCATAAGCTAGAAAGCTTGTGTCGCAAGGCTTTATACGAATATCAACTATTAGAAGGGATTGATAAATTGGCAATCGCTTTAAGCGGAGGCAAAGATAGCCTAAGTTTATTATTTTTACTCAAAGCAATTTTAGGAAGAGGATTTCCTTCTGTCCAACTACATGCTATTCATATTGGTGGGGATTTTTCTTGTGGAGCTGGAATGAGCAACTCTTTTTTAAAAGGAATTTGTGAAAAGTTAGATGTTCCTCTTACCATTGTGAATGTAAATCAGGATCTAAATACATTGCAATGCTATTCCTGCTCGCGCAATAGAAGAAAAATTCTTTTTGAAACAGCAAAAAGCGTCCAAGCAACGACTATTGCTTTTGGTCATCATCGCGATGATAGTGTAGAAACGCTTTTTATGAATCTTATGCATAAAGCAGAATTTGCTGCCATGTTACCTAAAGTTCCTATGCATGATTACGGTATTACTATTATTCGACCTTTAATTTACGTGCCTGAAGAGAACTTAGTACAGTTTGCTAAATTTTATGAATTTTCCAGAGTTGTTTGTCAATGTCCAGTAGGTCAAAAATCTATGCGCAAAACAGTGAAAAGCATCTTAAAAGACCTACAGGAGAAATTTCCTAATGCGATTGATAATTTAGCAACAGTCTCCCGTATTTCCGGTTCTCAAAAAGCTTTAAAAAAACCTTAA